Proteins encoded together in one Bacteroidetes Order II. bacterium window:
- the lipB gene encoding lipoyl(octanoyl) transferase LipB, with product MEPASKRQVVVCHLGRIPYADAWTLQQNLQNKLIWAKRHTPPIQLPHILLLVEHPHVYTLGKSGQAANLLLSDERLAEVEATFFRIDRGGDITYHGPGQLVGYPILDLDRFFTDLGKYLRLLEEAIIQTCADNSLIGGRVSGRTGVWVGPDEHGPERKICALGIRCSRWVSMHGFAFNLNTNLDYFSYIVPCGIRDRGVTSVALETGTVAPEELIRAQFVIHFASLFEAETTTLQYDEAQSFLDALLAYEP from the coding sequence TTGGAACCCGCTTCAAAACGGCAAGTGGTGGTCTGCCATCTCGGACGAATTCCCTATGCAGATGCGTGGACACTTCAGCAGAACCTACAAAACAAACTTATTTGGGCGAAAAGACATACGCCACCCATCCAACTTCCTCATATCCTCTTGTTGGTGGAGCATCCACACGTTTATACGTTAGGGAAAAGTGGGCAAGCAGCCAACCTCTTGTTATCGGATGAACGCCTTGCAGAAGTAGAAGCCACCTTTTTCCGCATTGACCGAGGGGGAGATATTACGTATCATGGGCCGGGGCAACTGGTGGGCTATCCTATTTTGGATTTAGATCGGTTTTTCACTGATCTTGGAAAATACCTCCGTCTATTGGAAGAAGCCATTATTCAGACATGTGCCGATAACAGCCTTATTGGTGGACGGGTGAGTGGGCGTACTGGTGTTTGGGTGGGGCCAGATGAACATGGGCCCGAACGAAAAATCTGTGCCTTGGGCATTCGATGTAGCCGTTGGGTCTCTATGCACGGTTTTGCCTTTAATCTAAATACGAACCTCGATTATTTTTCGTACATTGTCCCCTGTGGCATCCGTGATCGCGGTGTAACTTCGGTTGCATTAGAAACGGGCACTGTTGCACCAGAAGAATTGATCCGTGCTCAATTTGTGATCCACTTTGCTTCCCTCTTCGAGGCCGAAACAACCACGCTACAATACGACGAAGCTCAATCCTTTCTGGATGCGTTGTTGGCATATGAGCCATAA
- the trpE gene encoding anthranilate synthase component I, which yields MTFAAFKELILQHPLPAGQELVIPIYKRLNADLVTPVSAFLALRETGKAAFLLESVEGGEHLARYSFIGKNPYCTVTAHGRQVHRTSTRDNEDRVFHQANVYSILQEMLDRYVEIKAPELPRLTAGAVGFMGYDTVRLLENLPDTPPDDLGLPDAVWCFYDSLVAFDHVRHEMVLIANAFIHPDSSFEAAYYAAYEKLEQLEEDLSHIRFAAPPPIRLMKEEFTSNQTPVAYKNAVEKSKQYIYEGDIFQVVVSQRFETQFEGDAFNLYRALRQVNPSPYLFFLDFVDFMLVGSSPEDVVSIEDGHAKVLPIAGTRPRGTSPAEDRNLEAELLADPKERAEHLMLVDLGRNDLSRVCEYGTVKVEEYAYVARYSHVMHLVSLVTGKLKPGKGALDVLAACFPAGTVSGAPKVRAMQIIDEFEPTKRGIYSGAIGYLDFSNNMDSCIALRTMVVKGNRIYMQAGAGLVADSDPQAEFEETINKSMALRKAVWRAAGKE from the coding sequence ATGACCTTTGCAGCCTTTAAAGAACTTATTCTTCAACATCCTTTACCAGCCGGGCAGGAGTTGGTGATTCCGATTTATAAGCGGTTAAATGCAGACTTGGTTACACCCGTTTCGGCCTTTTTGGCTTTGCGTGAAACGGGGAAAGCTGCCTTTTTGCTGGAGAGCGTAGAAGGAGGGGAACACCTTGCACGGTATTCTTTTATTGGTAAAAATCCATATTGTACCGTAACAGCCCATGGCCGGCAGGTTCACCGAACATCAACCCGCGACAACGAAGACCGTGTCTTTCATCAGGCAAATGTATATTCGATTTTGCAGGAAATGTTAGACCGATATGTGGAAATCAAGGCCCCAGAGTTGCCACGGCTTACAGCGGGGGCGGTTGGGTTTATGGGCTATGATACGGTGCGTTTGCTCGAAAACTTGCCGGATACACCGCCAGACGATCTTGGTCTTCCGGATGCGGTCTGGTGTTTTTATGATAGTTTGGTGGCGTTCGATCATGTACGTCACGAGATGGTCTTAATTGCCAATGCCTTCATTCATCCAGATTCTTCCTTCGAAGCGGCGTATTATGCTGCTTACGAGAAATTGGAGCAGTTGGAAGAAGACCTTTCACACATTCGGTTTGCTGCGCCACCCCCCATTCGGTTGATGAAGGAGGAGTTTACCTCCAACCAAACGCCTGTAGCTTACAAAAACGCTGTCGAGAAGAGTAAACAGTACATTTATGAAGGAGATATTTTTCAGGTGGTGGTTTCACAACGGTTCGAGACACAGTTTGAGGGAGATGCGTTTAATTTATACCGCGCACTTCGTCAGGTAAATCCTTCCCCTTATTTGTTTTTTTTGGATTTTGTGGATTTCATGTTGGTTGGCTCTTCACCAGAGGATGTCGTGTCTATCGAAGACGGCCACGCAAAGGTTTTACCCATTGCCGGAACACGGCCCAGAGGGACAAGCCCCGCAGAAGACCGAAACTTAGAAGCCGAATTGCTCGCTGATCCGAAAGAACGGGCCGAGCACCTTATGTTGGTAGATTTGGGACGGAATGATTTAAGCCGTGTCTGTGAGTATGGGACGGTAAAGGTAGAAGAGTATGCTTATGTTGCACGGTATTCGCACGTAATGCACCTTGTTTCGTTGGTTACCGGTAAACTAAAACCCGGAAAAGGGGCGTTGGATGTGTTGGCTGCCTGTTTTCCCGCAGGGACGGTGTCTGGGGCTCCTAAGGTACGTGCCATGCAGATCATAGATGAGTTTGAACCCACCAAACGGGGTATTTATTCGGGCGCTATTGGTTATTTGGATTTTTCGAATAACATGGATTCGTGCATTGCTCTTAGAACGATGGTGGTAAAGGGAAATCGGATCTATATGCAGGCTGGTGCAGGATTGGTTGCGGATTCGGATCCACAGGCCGAGTTTGAAGAGACCATTAATAAATCTATGGCGCTCCGTAAAGCCGTTTGGCGTGCTGCAGGAAAAGAATAA
- a CDS encoding bifunctional acetate--CoA ligase family protein/GNAT family N-acetyltransferase, protein MKLYPSHDILRENRRNLNAFFNPKSVAVVGATDREGSVGRIIMENLQNEVFKGAVFPVNPKRTTLMGLACYPSLTSLPQTPELTVIVTPATTVPALVQECADKGGKSIIIISAGFKEIGEAGIALEKEVLDIARKHKIRIIGPNCLGVMRPKTGLNATFADGMAKPGSVALISQSGAMCTAILDWSRRENVGFSAFVSIGSMLDVSWGDLLHQLGNDPQTKSIVLYMESIGDARSFMSAAREVSRSKPIIVIKAGSTEEAAKAAASHTGSMAGSFDVLRTAFRRVGVMRVERISELFNMADILSKQPRPKGNRLAIITNAGGPGVLATDALINNGGTLATLAPETIEALNAFLPAHWSHANPIDILGDATPETFAKTLAVVSKDPNTDGLLVVLTPQAMTDPTESANVLVQYAKLPQKPVLAAWMGGDKVAKGHEILNNAGIPVFEYPDTAAQHFVMMYRYFRRLESLYQTPRFAIDSEEMLQEKAGVREMIDKARAENREILTESEAKQILAAYGIPTVPTYVATTEDEAVSRADSLGYPVVVKIHSHTITHKTDVGGVKLNLRDADSVRRSFQNIQSAVPPDAFNGVAVQPMVRLDGYELILGASEDSQFGPVLLFGAGGTMVEVFKDRALGLPPLNTIQAKQMIEQTKISLALKGIRGKPPVNIEELQELMVRFSQLVTEQRRIREIDINPLLATADGFVALDARVVLHPAHLADAALPQPAIRPYPTQYVSAQTLKTGQAVIVRPIMAEDEPLIAEFHEHLSERSVYMRYFQSLNLSQRTHHDRLIRVAHVDYGREMALVMEHEQADGTPQILAIGRLSVVGDTGDAEFSMLIRDDFQRSGIGTKLLSELVAIARAEGMQRVIAEILPENRGMQRVCEKVGFTLHYDADAQVVHAVIEVGN, encoded by the coding sequence ATGAAACTATATCCCAGCCACGATATTTTGCGGGAAAACCGCCGCAACCTGAACGCCTTTTTTAATCCTAAATCCGTCGCCGTTGTGGGCGCCACCGACCGAGAGGGAAGTGTAGGACGGATTATCATGGAAAACTTGCAAAACGAGGTGTTTAAAGGAGCGGTTTTTCCGGTTAATCCCAAGCGTACAACATTAATGGGGCTTGCATGTTATCCCTCTTTGACATCATTGCCTCAAACGCCAGAACTAACGGTTATCGTGACGCCAGCCACCACCGTTCCCGCGCTGGTTCAAGAATGTGCCGACAAAGGGGGGAAGAGCATTATTATCATATCCGCAGGATTTAAAGAAATTGGCGAGGCAGGCATTGCACTCGAGAAGGAAGTTTTAGACATTGCACGGAAACACAAAATTCGGATTATTGGTCCTAATTGCCTTGGTGTTATGCGCCCGAAGACGGGGCTTAATGCTACCTTTGCAGACGGAATGGCCAAGCCGGGTTCGGTAGCGCTTATTTCTCAGTCGGGAGCGATGTGTACAGCCATCTTAGACTGGAGCCGTCGCGAAAATGTGGGGTTTTCCGCCTTTGTTTCCATTGGTTCGATGCTTGATGTCTCTTGGGGAGATCTTTTGCATCAACTCGGGAATGACCCACAAACGAAGAGTATCGTATTGTATATGGAGTCTATTGGGGATGCCCGTAGTTTCATGTCGGCAGCGAGAGAGGTCTCGCGATCCAAGCCTATTATTGTCATCAAAGCGGGAAGTACCGAGGAAGCGGCCAAGGCGGCGGCGTCTCATACGGGTTCGATGGCCGGGAGTTTTGATGTGTTGCGAACGGCTTTTCGTCGTGTAGGGGTAATGCGTGTAGAACGGATTTCTGAGTTGTTTAATATGGCCGATATCCTGAGCAAGCAACCAAGACCCAAGGGAAACCGCTTGGCGATTATTACCAATGCGGGTGGACCAGGTGTTTTGGCTACCGATGCCCTCATCAATAACGGCGGTACGCTGGCGACCTTGGCGCCGGAGACAATAGAGGCATTGAATGCGTTCTTGCCCGCACATTGGTCTCATGCCAACCCCATAGATATTTTGGGGGATGCTACGCCCGAAACCTTTGCAAAAACATTGGCGGTGGTATCGAAAGACCCGAATACAGATGGACTGCTGGTTGTGTTGACACCACAAGCCATGACCGATCCAACAGAATCCGCAAATGTATTGGTTCAATATGCAAAGCTGCCTCAAAAGCCCGTCTTGGCTGCTTGGATGGGTGGGGACAAGGTGGCCAAAGGTCACGAAATTCTGAACAATGCTGGCATTCCGGTTTTTGAGTACCCAGATACTGCTGCACAACATTTCGTCATGATGTACCGGTATTTCCGCCGACTGGAGTCGCTTTACCAAACACCTCGGTTCGCCATTGACAGCGAAGAAATGTTGCAAGAAAAGGCTGGTGTACGCGAAATGATAGACAAGGCCCGTGCTGAAAACCGTGAAATCCTTACCGAGTCTGAAGCCAAACAAATATTGGCCGCTTATGGCATCCCGACCGTTCCAACCTATGTGGCTACAACGGAGGACGAGGCTGTATCACGAGCAGACAGTTTAGGTTATCCTGTGGTCGTGAAAATCCACTCCCATACCATTACGCATAAAACAGATGTAGGAGGGGTTAAACTTAACCTACGGGATGCCGATTCCGTGCGCCGATCTTTCCAGAACATCCAATCGGCGGTTCCGCCTGACGCTTTTAATGGGGTGGCCGTACAACCGATGGTGCGCTTAGATGGGTATGAGTTGATCTTGGGAGCCAGTGAGGACAGCCAATTTGGTCCTGTACTCCTGTTTGGTGCTGGTGGTACGATGGTCGAGGTTTTTAAAGACCGTGCCCTTGGTTTACCGCCATTAAACACGATTCAGGCAAAACAAATGATTGAGCAAACCAAGATTAGTTTGGCGCTCAAAGGCATCCGGGGTAAACCACCAGTAAACATAGAAGAGCTCCAAGAACTCATGGTGCGGTTTAGTCAATTGGTGACCGAACAACGGCGTATCAGAGAAATAGACATCAATCCTTTGCTTGCTACTGCCGATGGATTTGTAGCATTGGATGCACGGGTGGTCTTGCATCCTGCACACCTTGCAGATGCGGCCTTACCACAACCGGCCATTCGCCCTTATCCTACGCAATATGTTTCTGCTCAAACCCTCAAGACCGGACAAGCGGTGATCGTTCGTCCGATTATGGCAGAAGATGAACCCCTGATTGCAGAATTCCATGAACACCTATCCGAGCGCAGTGTCTATATGCGGTACTTCCAATCGCTGAACCTGTCGCAACGGACGCATCACGATCGCCTGATTCGGGTGGCTCATGTGGATTATGGCCGGGAGATGGCCCTCGTTATGGAGCACGAGCAAGCAGATGGTACGCCACAGATTCTGGCCATTGGTCGGCTTTCAGTTGTTGGAGACACTGGTGATGCAGAATTCTCGATGTTGATTCGCGATGATTTTCAAAGATCCGGCATTGGAACCAAATTGCTCTCGGAATTGGTGGCCATCGCACGTGCCGAAGGGATGCAGCGGGTCATTGCGGAAATCCTGCCGGAAAATCGGGGGATGCAACGGGTTTGTGAAAAAGTGGGCTTTACGCTTCATTATGATGCCGATGCCCAAGTGGTTCATGCGGTGATTGAAGTAGGGAATTAA
- a CDS encoding DUF1684 domain-containing protein, translating into MLYRIRKTLRLVHWVALSLLVVGCEKQLSAYEQAILQNRFEKDSALRNPKTRVLRPQDIPNFKGLKYFEVNSAYRFVVPLLPTENNRVVRMKERITEKEREYKCAGVVALKFPEGEQRLLVFKLEEEPPDIYWIPFRDATSGKETYGGGRYLSARKISGNSLVVDFNEAYNPYCDYNPDYICTLPPAENKLSIPVSAGEKQSRIIAHE; encoded by the coding sequence ATGTTATATCGTATCCGAAAAACATTGCGTTTGGTGCATTGGGTTGCTTTGTCGCTGTTGGTGGTAGGTTGCGAAAAACAACTCAGTGCTTATGAACAGGCCATTTTGCAAAATCGTTTTGAAAAAGATTCCGCTCTTCGAAACCCTAAAACCAGGGTGCTTCGTCCTCAAGATATACCTAATTTTAAAGGACTTAAATACTTCGAGGTTAATTCGGCCTATCGCTTTGTTGTTCCTTTATTGCCAACGGAAAACAATCGCGTTGTACGCATGAAAGAGCGTATTACAGAGAAGGAAAGGGAATATAAGTGTGCTGGCGTTGTAGCCCTGAAATTTCCGGAGGGGGAGCAACGTCTATTGGTGTTTAAATTGGAAGAGGAACCACCGGATATTTATTGGATCCCCTTTCGGGATGCCACCAGTGGAAAGGAAACTTATGGCGGCGGTCGGTATCTGAGCGCCCGGAAAATCTCTGGTAATTCGTTGGTGGTAGATTTTAACGAAGCCTATAATCCATATTGTGATTATAATCCAGATTATATTTGCACCCTCCCACCCGCAGAAAACAAACTCTCCATCCCCGTTTCAGCGGGTGAAAAGCAGTCTCGGATCATTGCCCATGAGTGA